Proteins from a genomic interval of Coraliomargarita sinensis:
- a CDS encoding ankyrin repeat domain-containing protein has translation MKSPLCVVRCLVIVGLLVCAGCAPTESSKYDTIDEAIAQGDLQDVRRQLELYPERANQGEHPKLRPLHQAILRKKGDIAKALIAADADLNVKDSSQRTPLHLAVDRDLPTVASELLKAGAKPNEWDKAGWTPLHNAAAKNRLEITKVLVAGGADVNVLSERGGTPLHEAAASADTELLQFLLDQGVDPAVEADNGDSAYDVAVGAGNDAAIKLLKE, from the coding sequence ATGAAGTCCCCCCTGTGCGTCGTCCGTTGTCTCGTGATCGTCGGACTTTTGGTCTGCGCCGGTTGTGCGCCGACCGAAAGTTCAAAATACGATACGATAGACGAGGCGATTGCGCAGGGGGATCTTCAGGATGTCCGCCGACAGCTGGAGCTTTATCCGGAACGGGCCAACCAGGGGGAGCACCCCAAATTGCGCCCCCTCCACCAGGCGATCCTGCGCAAAAAAGGTGACATCGCCAAGGCTTTGATTGCGGCGGATGCCGATTTAAATGTAAAGGATTCTTCCCAGCGCACGCCGCTGCATCTGGCGGTGGATCGCGATTTGCCTACGGTTGCATCCGAATTGCTCAAGGCCGGGGCCAAGCCGAACGAGTGGGACAAAGCCGGCTGGACGCCGCTGCACAACGCGGCAGCAAAGAATCGATTGGAGATCACGAAAGTATTGGTTGCGGGCGGTGCGGACGTAAATGTATTGAGCGAGCGCGGTGGCACGCCACTGCACGAAGCGGCGGCCAGCGCTGATACTGAGCTGTTGCAGTTTTTATTGGATCAAGGCGTGGATCCCGCTGTCGAAGCTGATAACGGTGATTCCGCTTACGACGTAGCCGTCGGAGCTGGAAATGACGCCGCCATTAAACTATTAAAAGAGTAG